In Streptomyces sp. SLBN-118, the following are encoded in one genomic region:
- a CDS encoding rhodanese-like domain-containing protein: MTNTPAPATLGTDQARTRLHELTVIDVRTPAEYASGHLPGALNIPLDHVRRALPEIRHAAGRGDVLVVCASGARSENACKLLSEQGITTATLAGGTGAWAAEGHDLHTPAACDTRAGWSMERQVRFTAGSLVLLGLLLGLLVHPALLLVAAGVAGGLVLSALTNTCGMAVVLGKLPHNRPRAADLDAALATLRSR, encoded by the coding sequence ATGACCAACACCCCCGCCCCCGCCACCCTCGGCACCGACCAGGCCCGCACCCGGCTGCACGAACTCACCGTCATCGACGTGCGCACGCCCGCCGAGTACGCCTCCGGCCACCTGCCCGGCGCTCTGAACATCCCCCTCGACCACGTCCGCCGCGCCCTGCCGGAGATACGGCACGCCGCCGGACGCGGTGACGTCCTTGTGGTGTGCGCCTCCGGCGCGCGCTCCGAGAACGCCTGCAAGCTGCTGTCCGAGCAGGGCATCACCACGGCCACGCTCGCCGGCGGCACCGGTGCGTGGGCCGCCGAGGGGCACGACCTGCACACACCGGCTGCCTGCGATACCCGGGCGGGTTGGAGCATGGAACGCCAGGTCCGCTTCACCGCCGGCAGCCTGGTCCTGCTCGGCCTCCTCCTCGGCCTGCTCGTGCACCCTGCCCTCCTGCTGGTCGCGGCCGGTGTCGCGGGCGGCCTGGTCCTCTCCGCCCTCACGAACACCTGCGGGATGGCGGTCGTACTCGGCAAGCTGCCGCACAACCGCCCGCGCGCGGCCGATCTCGACGCCGCGCTGGCCACTCTGCGCAGCCGCTGA
- a CDS encoding metal-sensitive transcriptional regulator: MELELEGADLKAVLNRLRRAQGQISGVIRMIEEGRDCEDVVTQLAAASRALDRAGFAIIATGLQQCVTDIESGRKNGEDTDAMRARLEKLFLSLA, encoded by the coding sequence GTGGAACTGGAGCTTGAGGGTGCGGACCTGAAGGCCGTGCTGAACCGGCTGCGCCGGGCGCAGGGTCAGATCTCCGGTGTGATCCGGATGATCGAGGAGGGACGCGACTGCGAGGACGTGGTCACGCAGCTCGCCGCCGCCTCGCGTGCGCTGGACCGGGCCGGTTTCGCGATCATCGCGACGGGCCTGCAGCAGTGCGTGACGGACATCGAGTCCGGCCGCAAGAACGGTGAGGACACGGACGCGATGCGTGCCCGCCTGGAGAAGCTGTTCCTGTCGCTGGCGTGA
- a CDS encoding sulfite exporter TauE/SafE family protein — protein sequence MSVLILALVAGAVIGIALGALGGGGSVLAVPALIYLLGFSPVGATTASLVIVTLTSVTAMSAHARDGNVRWRTGLLFAAAGMGPAMLGGALAARIPASALTAAFAVVAGAAALRMLRSRPATEGAVPARPVRAAAAGAGLGAVTGVLGVGGGFLAVPVLVGVLGMRMRNAVGTSLLVITVNSLAALATRAGTVERLDWAVVGPFVGAAILGAWDGKRLSAKVSGHALQRIFALVLLAVAAFMLIDAVL from the coding sequence GTGAGCGTTCTGATACTCGCCCTGGTCGCCGGTGCGGTCATCGGTATCGCGCTCGGCGCGCTCGGGGGCGGCGGCAGTGTGCTGGCCGTCCCCGCCCTGATCTACCTACTCGGCTTCAGTCCGGTCGGGGCGACGACCGCGAGTCTGGTCATCGTCACGCTCACCTCGGTCACCGCGATGTCCGCGCACGCCCGCGACGGGAACGTCCGCTGGCGGACGGGGCTGCTGTTCGCGGCTGCCGGGATGGGCCCGGCGATGCTGGGCGGTGCGCTGGCCGCCCGTATCCCGGCGTCCGCCCTGACGGCGGCCTTCGCCGTGGTCGCGGGAGCGGCCGCCCTGCGCATGCTGCGGTCCCGGCCGGCTACGGAGGGTGCCGTGCCGGCGCGGCCGGTGCGGGCCGCGGCCGCGGGTGCCGGGCTCGGCGCGGTCACCGGCGTCCTCGGTGTCGGCGGTGGCTTCCTCGCCGTACCGGTGCTGGTGGGCGTGCTGGGTATGAGGATGCGCAACGCGGTGGGTACCAGCCTGCTGGTCATCACCGTCAACTCGCTGGCCGCGCTGGCGACGCGTGCCGGTACGGTCGAGCGGCTGGACTGGGCGGTCGTCGGGCCTTTCGTCGGGGCCGCGATCCTCGGCGCATGGGATGGGAAACGGCTGTCCGCGAAGGTCTCGGGACACGCGCTTCAGCGGATCTTCGCGCTGGTGTTGCTGGCGGTGGCGGCCTTCATGCTGATCGATGCGGTGCTGTGA
- a CDS encoding rhodanese-like domain-containing protein, translating into MSIFRRDRGGPGRVSVQEAAVRTGHGNATGSGGDAVLLDVREPYEWQAGHAPQAVHLPLSALSALSAGAGLPAHLQARHLVVICRSGNRSRQAAELLAARGAQAVDVIGGMRDWAGAGLPVVDARGGNGTVA; encoded by the coding sequence ATGAGCATCTTCCGACGAGACCGGGGCGGCCCGGGCCGCGTGAGCGTGCAGGAGGCGGCTGTGCGCACGGGCCACGGCAACGCCACCGGCAGCGGCGGTGACGCCGTACTGCTGGACGTGCGCGAGCCGTACGAGTGGCAGGCGGGGCATGCGCCGCAGGCCGTGCACCTGCCGCTGTCCGCGCTCTCCGCGCTGTCCGCCGGGGCGGGGCTGCCCGCTCACCTGCAGGCGCGGCACCTGGTCGTGATCTGCCGTTCGGGCAACCGCTCCCGGCAGGCGGCCGAACTGCTGGCTGCCCGCGGTGCGCAGGCCGTGGATGTGATCGGCGGGATGCGGGACTGGGCTGGGGCGGGGCTGCCGGTGGTGGACGCGCGCGGCGGGAACGGCACCGTCGCGTGA
- a CDS encoding rhodanese-like domain-containing protein — MFFVDTIEVAGLGNRSYLAGGERTAVAVDPPRDVDQVVTAAARRGVRISHVVETHVHNDYITGGLELARITGAAYLVPAGARVSFARVPVQDGDRTEIDADAGLTLRAVATPGHTPHHTSYALEEDGAAVAVFTGGSLLIGTVGRPDLVEPRLTEQLARAQHASAHRLATELPDETEVLPTHGFGSFCSSSQAEGSDTTIGKEKASNEALTRDVDTFVADLLAGLDDIPAYYTHMGPANAAGPAPVDLTPPAVADAEEIAARLAAGEWVVDLRNRVAFAAGHVSGSFNFEAEGQLATYLAWLIPWGKPVTLLAESPAQLAAAQRELVRVGIDRPAAAAIGAPADWVSEGKTLASFRRATFADLAGRHPAEGVVVLDVRRGAERAAGYIEGSVHIPVHALHRRLDEIPAGEVWVHCAGGMRAAIAASLLDAAGRDVVAVDDSFDAAEAGLTEWTP; from the coding sequence GTGTTCTTCGTCGACACGATCGAGGTGGCCGGGCTGGGCAACCGCAGCTATCTGGCGGGTGGTGAGCGGACGGCCGTGGCGGTCGACCCGCCCCGTGATGTCGACCAGGTGGTCACGGCGGCGGCGCGGCGGGGCGTGCGGATTTCGCACGTCGTCGAGACCCATGTGCACAACGACTACATCACCGGCGGCCTGGAGCTGGCCCGGATCACGGGTGCGGCCTATCTCGTCCCTGCCGGGGCCCGGGTCTCCTTCGCGCGCGTGCCGGTGCAGGACGGCGATCGCACGGAGATCGACGCCGACGCGGGCCTGACCCTGCGTGCCGTGGCGACACCCGGCCACACCCCGCACCACACCTCCTATGCGCTGGAGGAGGACGGTGCGGCGGTCGCGGTGTTCACCGGCGGCTCGCTGCTGATCGGCACCGTCGGCCGTCCCGATCTCGTGGAGCCGCGGCTGACCGAGCAGCTCGCCCGCGCCCAGCACGCCTCCGCGCACCGTCTCGCCACCGAACTGCCGGACGAGACCGAGGTGCTGCCCACGCACGGATTCGGCAGCTTCTGCTCGTCCTCCCAGGCGGAGGGCAGCGACACGACCATCGGCAAGGAGAAGGCGTCCAACGAGGCCCTCACCCGGGACGTGGACACCTTCGTCGCCGACCTCCTGGCCGGCTTGGACGACATCCCCGCCTACTACACGCACATGGGACCGGCCAACGCCGCCGGACCCGCGCCCGTCGACCTGACCCCGCCCGCCGTCGCCGACGCCGAGGAGATCGCCGCTCGGCTGGCGGCGGGGGAGTGGGTGGTGGACCTGCGCAACCGCGTCGCCTTCGCCGCGGGGCACGTGTCCGGCTCGTTCAACTTCGAGGCCGAGGGGCAGCTCGCCACCTATCTCGCCTGGTTGATCCCGTGGGGTAAGCCGGTGACGCTGCTGGCCGAGTCGCCCGCGCAACTCGCCGCCGCCCAGCGCGAGCTGGTCCGGGTCGGCATCGACCGCCCGGCCGCCGCGGCCATCGGCGCACCGGCCGACTGGGTGTCCGAGGGCAAGACACTGGCCTCCTTCCGGCGCGCGACATTCGCCGATCTCGCGGGCCGGCACCCGGCGGAGGGTGTCGTCGTCCTCGATGTGCGACGCGGCGCGGAGCGGGCGGCCGGGTACATCGAGGGCTCGGTGCACATCCCGGTCCACGCCTTGCACCGCCGCCTCGACGAGATCCCCGCCGGTGAGGTGTGGGTGCACTGCGCGGGCGGCATGCGCGCCGCGATCGCCGCCTCCCTGCTGGATGCCGCCGGCCGTGACGTCGTCGCCGTGGACGACTCCTTCGATGCGGCCGAGGCAGGGCTCACTGAATGGACCCCCTGA
- a CDS encoding DUF302 domain-containing protein gives MRYDRTVHLDTDFATTVSRVRDALAAQGFGILTEIDVAATLKAKLDHDMEDYVILGACNPPLAHRALETDRTIGLLLPCNVVVRRDGDRTAVHALNPGTMVTLTELDALRPVAEEATRRLDAALAALTAADADS, from the coding sequence ATGCGCTACGACCGCACCGTGCACCTCGACACCGACTTCGCCACCACCGTGAGCCGGGTCCGCGACGCCCTCGCCGCCCAGGGCTTCGGCATCCTCACCGAGATCGACGTCGCCGCCACGCTCAAGGCGAAGCTCGACCACGACATGGAGGACTACGTCATCCTCGGTGCCTGCAACCCGCCGCTCGCCCACCGTGCCCTGGAGACCGACCGCACCATCGGCCTGCTGCTGCCCTGCAACGTCGTCGTCCGCCGCGACGGGGACCGCACCGCCGTACACGCTCTCAACCCGGGCACGATGGTCACCCTCACCGAACTCGACGCCCTGCGCCCGGTCGCCGAGGAGGCCACCCGCCGCCTCGACGCCGCCCTCGCCGCCCTCACCGCAGCCGATGCAGACAGCTGA
- a CDS encoding PP2C family protein-serine/threonine phosphatase, whose translation MRQEVIVCVEAADRIGTALDEKITCLEVVSLLGSGLADAAAVDLLPQELQPGGGPGVERAAVTGHAELLPPYPSGAVLRGRTTLDEGRLAVPLSVHDHVLGAVLIARASGSFTDRDLLIARSVARRAAVAVEHARLFGQAQRTAVELQRALLTDPGLPCTSGAPLLVMGDVMGHGVEAAVDMNSYRSALRDVPAADLPPHRVVRRLDMHISDASARRPATCLLVRMDPALMLASFSSAGHLPPVVFSRDGVAHMVNRSCPSARRCGRSRRCRTGRPSPTGPIRRASGQRAERGLRADARRSLTR comes from the coding sequence GTGCGGCAGGAGGTGATCGTGTGCGTGGAGGCCGCCGACCGGATCGGTACGGCGCTCGACGAGAAAATCACCTGTCTGGAGGTGGTGAGCCTTCTCGGTTCGGGACTGGCCGACGCGGCCGCGGTGGACCTGCTGCCGCAGGAGCTGCAGCCAGGCGGCGGGCCAGGTGTGGAACGGGCCGCCGTGACCGGTCACGCCGAGCTGCTGCCCCCGTACCCGTCCGGTGCCGTACTGCGCGGCCGGACGACCCTCGACGAAGGCCGGCTCGCGGTACCACTCAGCGTCCACGACCATGTGCTGGGCGCCGTCCTCATCGCCAGGGCCTCCGGCAGCTTCACCGACCGCGACCTGCTGATCGCCCGGTCGGTGGCTCGTCGTGCCGCCGTGGCCGTCGAACACGCCCGCCTCTTCGGACAGGCGCAGCGCACCGCCGTCGAGCTCCAGCGTGCCCTGCTGACCGACCCCGGGCTGCCGTGCACTTCGGGCGCACCCCTGCTGGTGATGGGCGATGTGATGGGCCACGGGGTGGAGGCTGCGGTCGACATGAACAGCTACCGCTCCGCCCTGCGCGACGTGCCGGCCGCCGACCTCCCGCCGCACCGGGTCGTGCGCCGCCTGGACATGCACATCTCCGACGCCTCCGCACGCCGTCCCGCCACCTGCCTGCTCGTCCGGATGGACCCGGCGCTCATGCTCGCGTCCTTCTCCAGCGCCGGCCACCTGCCGCCCGTCGTCTTCAGCCGCGACGGCGTGGCCCACATGGTCAATCGATCGTGTCCCAGTGCTCGACGATGCGGTCGTTCTCGTCGGTGTCGAACAGGTCGGCCGTCACCCACCGGGCCGATCCGCCGAGCTTCTGGGCAACGTGCAGAACGCGGCCTCCGCGCCGACGCGCGGCGATCTCTTACCCGCTAG
- a CDS encoding MFS transporter — translation MTTPQPVPTSQTTAPKKKGGDGIALLVIASCQLMVVLDITIVNIALPHIQSALDFSTTSLSWVVNAYTLTFGGLLLLGGRTGDILGRRRVFMFGVMLFALASLLGGLSQNEGQLLASRALQGVGGAIASPTALALITTTFTEGPARNRAFGVFAAVSAGGGAIGLVAGGILVEWLDWRWVFFVNVPIALLIVLATPRHIKESERHPGHFDLAGAFTSTLGMVALVYGFIRAAQEGWRDPWTLASFGAAVVLLTTFILVERRSRQPITPLHMFADRNRAGTYGIMLSLAAAIFGMFFFLTLFVQNVLDFSPLRAGLAFLPVSAIIAVGAGIASQLLPKYGPKPFMVTGSILAAGGLAWLTLTDVHSTYPGSILGPILVFGLGMGFNFVSLTLMAVSGVPTHETGAASGMLNATQQVGGSLGLSILVTVFGTASNNEADDQVSRFLAQATPAEKLRFQQTGQLPRPFSDEVLAAGVSAAFIVAAVFAVIAAVIAVLAIQVRASDLERLQGGVSPGQP, via the coding sequence ATGACGACCCCGCAGCCGGTACCCACATCGCAGACCACCGCCCCGAAGAAGAAGGGCGGCGACGGTATCGCGCTCCTCGTCATCGCTTCGTGTCAGTTGATGGTGGTCCTCGACATCACCATCGTGAACATCGCGCTCCCGCACATCCAAAGCGCGCTGGACTTCTCCACCACGAGCCTGTCCTGGGTGGTCAACGCCTATACGCTCACCTTCGGCGGCCTGTTGCTCCTCGGCGGCCGTACCGGTGACATCCTCGGCAGGCGCCGGGTGTTCATGTTCGGAGTGATGCTCTTCGCGCTCGCCTCGCTGCTCGGTGGCCTGTCCCAGAACGAAGGCCAGCTCCTGGCCTCGCGGGCGCTGCAGGGCGTCGGCGGCGCCATCGCATCGCCGACCGCGCTGGCGCTGATCACCACCACCTTCACCGAAGGCCCGGCCCGCAACCGGGCGTTCGGCGTGTTCGCGGCCGTCTCGGCCGGCGGCGGTGCGATCGGCCTGGTGGCGGGCGGCATCCTCGTCGAATGGCTCGACTGGCGCTGGGTGTTCTTCGTCAACGTGCCGATCGCCCTGCTCATCGTTCTGGCAACTCCCCGCCACATCAAGGAGTCCGAACGCCATCCCGGCCACTTCGACCTGGCCGGTGCGTTCACATCGACCCTCGGCATGGTGGCGCTGGTCTACGGCTTCATCCGGGCTGCCCAGGAAGGCTGGCGCGACCCGTGGACGCTCGCGTCGTTCGGCGCGGCGGTCGTGCTGCTCACCACGTTCATCCTGGTCGAGCGGCGCTCCAGACAGCCGATCACGCCCCTGCACATGTTCGCCGACCGTAACCGGGCGGGCACGTACGGAATCATGCTGAGCCTCGCCGCCGCAATCTTCGGCATGTTCTTCTTCCTCACGCTCTTCGTGCAGAACGTGCTGGACTTCAGCCCGCTGAGGGCCGGTCTCGCCTTTCTGCCAGTGAGCGCCATCATCGCTGTGGGTGCGGGCATCGCCTCCCAACTCCTGCCGAAATACGGCCCGAAGCCCTTCATGGTGACCGGCTCCATCCTTGCCGCCGGGGGTCTGGCGTGGCTGACCCTCACCGATGTCCACTCCACGTATCCGGGCAGTATCCTGGGACCGATCCTCGTCTTCGGCCTGGGCATGGGCTTCAACTTCGTCTCGCTGACGCTGATGGCAGTCTCCGGAGTGCCCACGCACGAGACAGGCGCGGCGTCCGGCATGCTCAACGCCACCCAGCAGGTGGGCGGTTCACTCGGCCTGTCCATTCTGGTCACGGTGTTCGGCACGGCCAGCAACAACGAGGCCGACGACCAGGTGTCGCGCTTCCTCGCCCAGGCGACCCCGGCGGAGAAACTGCGCTTCCAGCAGACCGGTCAGCTACCACGGCCCTTCAGCGACGAGGTCCTCGCCGCCGGAGTCTCCGCGGCCTTCATCGTGGCCGCCGTCTTCGCGGTGATCGCGGCGGTGATCGCCGTGCTCGCCATCCAGGTCCGCGCCTCCGACCTGGAACGCCTCCAGGGCGGTGTCTCTCCCGGCCAGCCCTGA
- a CDS encoding alpha/beta fold hydrolase: MPEIELSAGTITYEDSGGDGPPVVLLHGLVHDATVWRKVVADLRRDHRCIAPTLPYGAHRTPMRPDVPLSPDSVNELIAEFLDRLDLREVTLVESDCGRAQTVASAHPERLARLVLISCEAFDNYPPGAPGKMISFVCKVPGGIALTARILGLKPLRRLPIGFGALTKRPVPDAIVDNWLRPLLTDKAIRADFKRYNAGMRTTELLEAAEGLRKFDRPALVVWATEDRMMPREHGRRLAELLPQGRLLEIEDSCTLIAEDRPDALIAALRDFVAEPSAGGS; encoded by the coding sequence ATGCCGGAGATCGAGCTCAGCGCAGGGACGATCACCTACGAGGACAGCGGCGGCGACGGCCCGCCCGTGGTCCTGCTGCACGGGCTCGTCCACGACGCCACGGTCTGGCGCAAGGTCGTGGCCGATCTGCGGCGCGACCACCGCTGCATCGCCCCGACCCTCCCGTACGGCGCCCACCGCACCCCCATGCGCCCGGACGTCCCCCTGAGCCCCGACTCGGTCAACGAGCTGATCGCGGAATTCCTGGACCGCCTGGACCTGCGCGAGGTAACACTCGTGGAGAGCGACTGCGGCCGCGCCCAGACCGTCGCCTCCGCTCACCCCGAAAGGCTCGCCCGCCTCGTGCTCATCTCCTGCGAAGCCTTCGACAACTACCCACCGGGAGCGCCCGGAAAGATGATCTCGTTCGTCTGCAAGGTGCCCGGAGGCATCGCGCTGACGGCCCGGATCCTCGGGCTGAAACCGCTGCGCAGGCTGCCCATCGGCTTCGGCGCGCTGACCAAGCGTCCCGTACCGGACGCGATCGTCGACAACTGGCTGCGCCCGCTGCTGACGGACAAGGCGATCAGGGCCGACTTCAAGCGCTACAACGCGGGCATGCGCACGACCGAACTTCTCGAGGCGGCCGAGGGGCTGCGGAAGTTCGACCGGCCCGCGCTGGTGGTCTGGGCCACGGAGGACCGGATGATGCCGCGCGAACACGGCAGGCGGCTCGCCGAACTGCTGCCCCAGGGGCGGCTGCTGGAGATCGAGGACAGCTGCACGCTCATCGCCGAGGACCGGCCCGATGCGCTCATCGCGGCACTGCGCGACTTCGTCGCGGAGCCCTCCGCCGGCGGATCGTGA
- a CDS encoding RidA family protein yields MSLHRHNPAELSPPTGFSHAITATGSRLVFLAGQTALDPGGTIVGETLPEQFETALANLLTALAAAGGAPHDLARVTVYATDVAGYRTHAPELGRIWRRLAGRDYPAMAVIGVDRLWDEEAMVELDGTAVLP; encoded by the coding sequence ATGAGCCTGCACCGTCACAATCCGGCCGAGCTCTCGCCCCCCACCGGCTTCTCGCACGCCATCACGGCCACCGGCTCGCGGCTGGTGTTCCTGGCCGGGCAGACCGCGCTGGACCCTGGCGGCACGATCGTCGGGGAGACGCTGCCCGAGCAGTTCGAGACGGCGCTGGCGAATCTGCTCACCGCACTCGCGGCCGCCGGCGGCGCCCCGCACGACCTTGCCCGTGTCACGGTCTACGCCACCGATGTCGCCGGCTATCGCACCCACGCTCCTGAACTGGGCCGCATCTGGCGGCGGTTGGCCGGCCGCGACTATCCCGCGATGGCGGTGATCGGAGTGGACCGGCTCTGGGACGAGGAGGCCATGGTGGAGCTGGACGGCACGGCGGTGCTGCCCTGA
- a CDS encoding acyl-CoA dehydrogenase family protein, protein MPVFSLDPEQTARCAQLRTLAAEQLRPIADKGEPGHVNRPLVAALGELGLLGRLFGAGALELCLLRESLAHGCTEAETALALQGLGSYPLVQAGTAAQQERWLPDVIVGRAVAAFALSEPDAGSDAAALALKAEPDGDGWRLSGEKRWISNAPEADFYTVFARTTEGAGARGVTAFLVPADRPGLTGTALEMLSPHPIGALTFAEVPVTRDDVLGEVNSGFRVAMSTLNLFRPSVGAFAVGMAQAALDAAIDHTSRRTAFGGPLKDLQSVAHQVAEMATRTEAARLLVYAAAVAYDEGAADVPKRSAMAKLLATETAQYVVDAAVQLHGARGLQRGHLLEHLYREVRAPRIYEGATEVQRTIIAKELYA, encoded by the coding sequence ATGCCCGTATTCTCGCTCGATCCGGAACAAACCGCCCGGTGTGCGCAGCTGCGTACCCTGGCCGCCGAGCAGCTGCGCCCGATCGCCGACAAGGGGGAACCGGGCCACGTCAATCGCCCCCTGGTTGCCGCCCTCGGTGAACTGGGGCTCCTGGGGCGGCTGTTCGGGGCTGGGGCGCTGGAACTGTGCCTGCTGCGCGAATCCCTCGCCCACGGCTGTACGGAGGCCGAGACCGCCCTCGCCCTCCAGGGCCTGGGCAGCTACCCCCTCGTTCAGGCGGGCACCGCGGCCCAGCAGGAGCGCTGGCTCCCCGACGTGATCGTCGGGCGCGCCGTGGCCGCCTTCGCGCTCAGCGAGCCGGACGCGGGCTCGGACGCTGCGGCCCTCGCACTCAAGGCCGAGCCGGATGGGGACGGTTGGCGGCTGAGCGGCGAGAAACGCTGGATCTCCAACGCGCCCGAGGCCGACTTCTACACCGTCTTCGCCCGTACGACCGAAGGTGCGGGAGCGCGCGGCGTGACGGCGTTCCTCGTCCCCGCCGACCGGCCGGGGCTGACCGGAACCGCCCTGGAGATGCTCTCACCGCATCCCATCGGCGCGCTGACCTTCGCGGAGGTGCCAGTGACCAGGGACGATGTCCTCGGTGAAGTGAACAGTGGCTTCCGTGTCGCCATGAGCACCCTGAACCTCTTCCGCCCGAGCGTCGGCGCCTTCGCCGTCGGCATGGCCCAGGCGGCCCTGGACGCGGCCATCGACCACACCTCCCGCCGTACGGCCTTCGGCGGCCCGCTCAAGGATCTCCAGTCCGTCGCCCACCAGGTCGCCGAGATGGCCACCCGCACCGAGGCCGCGCGGCTGCTGGTCTACGCGGCGGCCGTGGCGTACGACGAAGGGGCCGCCGATGTGCCCAAGCGGTCCGCGATGGCGAAGCTGCTGGCGACCGAGACCGCCCAGTACGTGGTGGACGCGGCCGTCCAGCTCCACGGCGCCCGCGGGCTCCAGCGTGGTCATCTGCTTGAACATCTGTACAGAGAGGTCCGCGCGCCCCGGATCTACGAGGGCGCGACCGAGGTCCAGCGCACGATCATCGCCAAGGAGCTGTACGCATGA